The genomic segment ATATGGAAGACACAGGTCATCCAGATATTTTTTCAGTTTTTTCTCTCCATCTACATCTGTTTCCAATGTTCCTCTCTCTGTCGGTATAAACAACTTTTCATTTACGATTTTGCTAATCAGACGGTTCGGATTTCCATTCTTATCACTTGCTCCTGCTGTGATTGCAACTGCCAGTTTTTTCTCTGGATTAACCACGATCACATTTCCGAAAGCTCCATAAACGCCGAAGGAATGATCAGCAGTGATCCAATACTGATATCCGTATCCACAGACTGGATATTTTTCTTCGGGAGTATCAATCTGTTTTCTGGTTGCTTCTTTAAGATATTCTTCCGGAATAAGTGTTTTTCCGTTCCATTTTCCCATATTGGCAAGTAATATTGCAATTTTCGCGATGTCAGGTGTTTTCAAATACAACCCCCATCCTCCGACTGTATTGCCTTCTGGGCTTTCCAGCCATTCGATATCGGTAATACCCATTGGTTTCAAAACACGTTCTTTCATCAGTGCAAGCACATTTTTATGCATGGTTTTTGTAACCAGTGAAGACAACATATAGCTTGCTCCTGTATCATACTGAAAGACAGTTCCCGGATCATGGGGTAATTTATATGTAAAATAATGTGTGATCCAGGAATCTGTCACTCCACGAAAACAGGTGCTTAATCTGCAGGAATTTGCTGCCATTGTTAACAGATTACGAACTGTCAGCTGATCGATTCGTTTATCATATTCTTCCGGCAAATACTCTTTAAAATAATCTATCACCAGATCATCCAGATGTAATTTTCCCTCGTCGATTGCAATCCCTACTGCAATACTGTTCATACTTTTCGAAAATGAATGAAGCATCTGCATAGGTTCTTCCGTATATGGTTGAATGCATTTTGAAAAAATCACATCGTTATCGCATACTACAGATATAGAATGAATATCTTCGACAAATGTCTCCAGTTCCTGTACCATACATAACAGATTATCTGAAGATATTCCATAGGCTTCTGGTTTATTTTTTATCATTTTGTGCTCCTTCTTTTAATATTATTGTATTAAATTCTTTTCAAACATTCACGTGAAGTATTTTCTACTATACTATCACAAGTTGTTTCTGGAAACAATTGATAGAATCGTCAAAAATTAATGTTCTGTTTTGGTAGAATTAAACAATTTATTTGTTTTGTTTTATGAATCATTTGATTCTTTTTCGAATTATAACATTCTCCATTGAATTAAAAAAATTTTTTTGCTATACTTGTCATATGATATTTTATTTATGGAGGTTACAATGAGCCTGGATCAACTAATCTATGAAAAAATCCCTTCACTATCGGCAGGACAACGAAAAGTTGCAGAATATATTTTAAATAATAAAGATGAATTCAGCTATGCAACACTAGCTAAACTCAGTAAGGAT from the Blautia wexlerae DSM 19850 genome contains:
- a CDS encoding serine hydrolase domain-containing protein, coding for MIKNKPEAYGISSDNLLCMVQELETFVEDIHSISVVCDNDVIFSKCIQPYTEEPMQMLHSFSKSMNSIAVGIAIDEGKLHLDDLVIDYFKEYLPEEYDKRIDQLTVRNLLTMAANSCRLSTCFRGVTDSWITHYFTYKLPHDPGTVFQYDTGASYMLSSLVTKTMHKNVLALMKERVLKPMGITDIEWLESPEGNTVGGWGLYLKTPDIAKIAILLANMGKWNGKTLIPEEYLKEATRKQIDTPEEKYPVCGYGYQYWITADHSFGVYGAFGNVIVVNPEKKLAVAITAGASDKNGNPNRLISKIVNEKLFIPTERGTLETDVDGEKKLKKYLDDLCLPYPEGAKNSCLEGKWFDKTLSFEENDRKIQSIEINRKTENELLINFHLKDRLVSVEAGFENWITQEAVFDDPHHFLNSFSYAFKDDKTLVIKQYWLNMSGYDIYTLHFQDDSVNGMIITSVKLGGAVPIELSGNIQ